GCCCGGGGAAGAAGCTTCtggttcagatatctacattactcttatttccttcatcattttgatagcagatccggtggagcacccgaccctgctcactCATTTCACCAGGATCGCATCACAAACTTTTCAATCAACCTGATTATGACATATTAACAACTCTATCAAACCATAAAAGATTTTTTTCAtccaaatatcattcataaaagaaaaacaataaaaataattaatagagTAATAGATTTTACCAAGGTCCAAACAACAATGTAGTTAAATGAAGTACACGAAAGATAATATTAAATATCACAAGAATATAATAAACGCATGaaccaaaaataaataacacaagACATCAATTTCTACCAACATAAATACAATTGAATGATAACtactaaaatgaattaaattctattAATCTTAACATGAACAATGACTAAAACAACCCCATCAACTATGTCAAAATACAAAACACGAGGTCATAATAGTGTGCACACAAAtagaattatatatttataagtgtgtatatatataagtaaAGATGGTTTCGGCCAATTAGATATGGACATAGTGGCGGTGATTCGAAGTGCCACGTTTTGGTGTCCAGGAAAGGATGAAGCTCACGGGTTCATCAAAACGTCTTCACGAGGCTGCAAATTCAATGATATATTTTGTCCATTGCTCCCACAGAACATGCACAAAAGTTAATATTCCACTGTACCAAAACAACACACACTAATGTGATTTGACCCAACTACATGCAAATTAAATGTATGGCTCCATCCATTTCTGCCCAACTCCAACTCATTTTTAATTTGTATTGAATTAAAGCAATTTGACGATCCACTACTActcttgtgtgtgtgtgtgtatacgtatatatataagGCGTACATATTTGCTAGGTTGGTTGGATACTTGGATTGAAACCGAGACATTCACCGAGGGAGACTAAACTAGGGTTTTCCATTAATGTACTTTAAAGAATAATCTGTAAAATTGTTATATAAATGCATGCAAGACAACAAAAAATCATTCCCGTCCTCTCAAAATACCTAGGCATCTGTAGTAGCAGAAAACGCTTGCTTCGATCCACACCAGTACCATCAAACTTCTAGCATTAATTTCCAAGAATCAGAAATATGAAGCCAAGTATCCTCTTCATACTCATAATCCTCGCTACCATCGAAACCATCTCGGACGCGAGAACAAACAACGAAACGGCCATATACAAAATCTCAAAGCAACTTTGTTTGAATTGCCTAGGCGaatcagtacaattcttgtttGGCCACAACTTGGTAAGGGCAAGAAAGTTGGAGTTGCCGCTCATATGGGATTCCGAGCTGGCAAATTACGCCAGGTGGTGGGCCCAACAAAGACAAGCAGATTGCAAACTAGCTCACTCGTTCCCCGAGGATGGTTTCAAGTTAGGCGAGAACGTATATTGGGGAAGTGGCTCGACTTGGACTCCGATGGATGCGGTGCGGGCGTGGGCGGACGAAGAGAAGTACTACAGTTACAGGAGCAATAGTTGCGTCGAAGGGCAGCTATGCGGACATTACACACAGATCGTGTGGGGAAGTACGAGGAGGATCGGGTGTGCTCGTGTTGTTTGCGACAGTGGAGATTCGTTCATGACTTGTAATTATTATCCTCCGGGGAATGTTATTGGTGAGAGGCCTTATTGATCGATCAAGTTGTTGGGAATTCATCTATGTTTCTTTGTTGTAAGTTCGTGTAACTATTAATAAATGTCGATGCATATATGTGTTAATTTGTGATTGATCAGCACTAGCTAGAACTTATTGGCGACTATTATGACTTCTGTAATTTCGATCTTCATACATGCGGCTGAGTCTTTTCATTTCATGTTCGATTACGGAGTATATAAACTATCTTGGGAATTCACATTTCACAAAGAAAGTAATTATGACAGCTTGCCAAATTACACGGATGTGGCACGATGCCAATGTAAAAATACCATAATTAGTATTTTTGTGTCACTACTTCCGTTTCTACTGCCAAGGTCCTCGGATCTTTGACTTCTTCCCTTCTCAAATCCTTCAATATACAATTCCTTCAACCTCTTCTTTCTACGATGAGTAGTTAGTGCATGCAATAATTATAACACCTGAACAACATCAATCACTACATAAAAACTAAACTTCGTTAATCTTCCGGGAAGATGTCTATAACCAAAAATGCCCACCTCGCCGCCTTCGCGTTCCCGTTTGGCTCCCACCCCACCACTCTCCTCCACCTAGTAAAACAACTCGCCGCAGCCTCCCCCCAAGTCCAGTTTTCATACTTCAACACCAAAAGCTCCAACCAAAAAGTTTCCTCAAAAGTGGACAGCACTCATGCCCACGAgaacaacataaaaatatacGATGTGGATGATGGAGTCCCTGAGGGGTACGTTTTTTCGGGTAATCCAATGGAACTTATTGAGTTTTTTGTCAAAGCAACGCCGGGGAATTTCAGAAAGCGGCTGGAAGAAGCGGAGAAAGAGATGGGGATGAAGGCTACATGCTTGTTAACTGATGCCTTTTTGTGGTTTTCGGTTGAAATGGCCGAGGAAAAGGGAATCCCTTGGCTCGCGTATTGGGCTGCAGGGCCTTCGTCGATTTCTCTGCATTTGTACATCGATGTCCTTCGTGCAAAACTGGGAAGCGATAGTGGTGAGTTTTTTTCATACATGAAATGGTGTGTCATAAATTTGTTTCCAATAGAATCTATTCATtttgggattaagatgattttatgtttttggattttaACTATCTTTGTTTTCTTAACGTTCCTGATCATCTCGATTTATAGTTTGATACTTTGATggacatattaaataattttgaacTAATGTTTAATTTTGGATTTTGGATGAACTAACATATGTACCAATTATTTTTCAGGCCAAATACAAAATCTGGACCAAACCCTGGATTTTATACCTGGAATGTCAGAGATACGTGCCTCGGACTTACCAACAGAAATCCTACAACTTAAC
The sequence above is a segment of the Primulina tabacum isolate GXHZ01 chromosome 6, ASM2559414v2, whole genome shotgun sequence genome. Coding sequences within it:
- the LOC142549482 gene encoding pathogenesis-related protein PR-1, with amino-acid sequence MKPSILFILIILATIETISDARTNNETAIYKISKQLCLNCLGESVQFLFGHNLVRARKLELPLIWDSELANYARWWAQQRQADCKLAHSFPEDGFKLGENVYWGSGSTWTPMDAVRAWADEEKYYSYRSNSCVEGQLCGHYTQIVWGSTRRIGCARVVCDSGDSFMTCNYYPPGNVIGERPY